A genomic region of Dreissena polymorpha isolate Duluth1 chromosome 4, UMN_Dpol_1.0, whole genome shotgun sequence contains the following coding sequences:
- the LOC127878371 gene encoding transmembrane protein 272-like, with the protein MVRKHRGSVRVSGRRHGRRSTIPGSLDYGKSRCGLPARSGSMKYSSEGGNKKLSFADVVVSVDDHRRLMQTTISWDARKSDDALPEYGDFFYLIREAGNESENCCDLTCKTSGLLFNSRVKYLEDCPKEPRIPVYLLVGGCFGIIKLLSSLWRNIQTRRNRDVISDDPDSDGAFSSSTYRTMDALLFVFLFGWHIAGTYWAFNIWTPHFDQLLYEPSNWCDKTVYMFTVYQLCTCYVVMAAFLLVLLVFMCFQKCCCR; encoded by the exons ATGGTGAGGAAGCACCGAGGTTCGGTCCGCGTATCAGGGAGGAGACACGGACGTCGGTCAACAATACCCGGAAGTCTGGACTACGGGAAATCAAGGTGTGGGCTGCCCGCTAGATCCGGTAGCATGAAGTACTCGAGTGAGGGTGGCAACAAGAAACTCAGCTTTGCAGACGTGGTTGTG TCGGTTGACGATCATCGTCGCTTGATGCAGACGACAATTAGTTGGGATGCCCGAAAGAGCGATGACGCCCTGCCCGAGTATGGGGATTTCTTTTACCTGATCAGAGAAGCGGGAAACGAGTCAGAGAACTGCTGCGACCTTACGTGCAAAACGTCCGGACTATTATTCAACTCGC GCGTGAAGTACCTCGAGGATTGCCCCAAGGAGCCACGCATCCCAGTGTACCTGCTTGTGGGTGGCTGCTTTGGCATCATCAAACTTCTCTCCTCACTCTGGCGCAACATCCAGACGCGCAGGAATCGTGACGTCATCTCCGACGACCCGGATTCAGACGGTGCCTTTTCTAGCTCTACGTACCGCACTATGGACGCGTTGCTGTTTGTTTTCTTGTTTGGTTGGCATATTGCTGGAACATATTGGGCGTTTAATATCTGGACGCCTCATTTTGACCAGCTCCTCTACGAGCCGAGCAACTGGTGTGATAAAACGGTGTACATGTTCACTGTTTATCAGTTGTGCACGTGCTACGTCGTCATGGCGGCGTTCTTGTTGGTgcttttagtgttcatgtgtttCCAAAAGTGCTGCTGTCGATAA